One genomic segment of Acinetobacter oleivorans DR1 includes these proteins:
- a CDS encoding CSLREA domain-containing protein has product MKNYKKALLALAVISAMPLFADTTTGRIDVTTFDDEDGDNTNACSLREAIKTAELRKSYGGCTVIDTRETTQKSIQLKAGVYTLNKELVPNANIAIFGADPVDWQKKSVLTNDYPAQLDLQTRINAQGKSRIFNTTTYKQPLTLNNVILENGVTTGQGGAIYAGADIAFQNSQILSSQATNGGAIYLASPNITLSASHSLLKGNNATQGSVLSMGCFSDTVYAPRTITLTSNSIVNNGNTASTSTFEFCGKPSATLSVNTIAKNIANSTNGSIIKFTGDTNNPANTSSILSSSSSLVLLNNTIVENNANSTFLYDKLGAKKLSFNVLAYNTGSYACKYLLGAAAEQKSVGLTLDFNALDWTSATAKCDVPKESLPDGQTNINISTQAFSNLLSPLQAATAYTGFLPIYYPKNISSSTDLIDVDQDSKGSCATIDQRGLNRLTDSTSYYQPDSRNSCDIGSVELMKLTAGDLEDVSNISLTTLIDTYQQNYDLFDNYIKDPKTPSNFITYYKVRLAEFKNLIDTTKANLKYRAIYLDLKNYDLPLPTEDANHVLKFFNTTDYRIVTEPLGIGSLDDKYDAQQVKDLSDQDKVFCEWNSALQQIVFYRKDDTVTQAGTYAYCKYTITTADNKLSSSGLIKARFNNIEPISGDGTITFKYLANETIPLNLLKYANDDGDGPVNKLLKPKSQFWVNEKGVELPIYLPSKTSKDGIFKVVKADKEGPCPKDDKDKICYGGNIYIQANNVFNVFNDSLSYNVYDADGKISSKAGTINLISTATTTDDSRSGGGGGGSLGILSLASLLGLAVYRRYRK; this is encoded by the coding sequence ATGAAAAATTATAAAAAGGCTTTATTAGCATTAGCTGTGATTTCTGCGATGCCATTATTTGCAGATACAACGACTGGAAGAATTGATGTTACAACTTTTGACGATGAAGATGGCGACAATACTAATGCTTGTTCATTGCGTGAAGCGATAAAAACAGCTGAGTTGCGTAAATCGTATGGTGGATGTACTGTTATTGATACGCGTGAAACTACACAAAAATCGATTCAGCTTAAAGCAGGAGTTTACACTCTAAATAAGGAATTAGTTCCAAATGCTAATATTGCTATTTTTGGTGCTGATCCCGTAGATTGGCAGAAAAAAAGCGTATTAACTAATGATTATCCTGCACAACTTGACTTACAAACACGTATTAATGCTCAAGGTAAATCACGCATTTTCAATACGACTACCTATAAACAGCCCTTGACCTTAAATAATGTAATTCTTGAAAATGGCGTTACAACTGGCCAGGGTGGCGCGATTTATGCTGGTGCTGATATTGCTTTTCAAAATAGCCAGATTTTATCATCTCAAGCAACAAACGGTGGAGCAATTTATTTAGCTTCACCTAATATTACTTTGTCAGCAAGTCATTCATTACTTAAAGGTAATAACGCAACACAAGGCAGTGTTTTATCAATGGGATGTTTTAGTGATACTGTCTATGCACCACGTACGATTACCCTTACATCAAATAGTATTGTGAATAATGGTAATACTGCTTCAACAAGTACATTTGAGTTCTGTGGTAAACCTAGTGCGACATTATCGGTTAATACCATTGCAAAAAATATAGCGAATAGTACGAACGGCAGTATTATTAAGTTTACTGGTGATACCAATAATCCAGCCAATACATCAAGTATTTTAAGTTCAAGCAGTAGTTTAGTACTTTTAAATAATACAATTGTTGAAAACAATGCGAATAGTACTTTCCTCTACGACAAACTGGGCGCAAAAAAGCTAAGTTTTAACGTATTGGCTTATAATACTGGAAGTTATGCTTGTAAATATCTTTTAGGTGCGGCAGCAGAGCAAAAGAGTGTTGGTCTGACTCTGGATTTCAATGCACTTGACTGGACATCAGCAACAGCAAAGTGTGATGTTCCAAAGGAATCTCTACCAGATGGTCAGACTAATATTAATATTAGTACACAAGCATTCAGCAATTTATTAAGTCCTTTACAAGCGGCAACTGCTTATACTGGGTTCTTACCTATTTACTATCCAAAAAATATTTCTTCTAGCACAGATTTAATTGACGTTGATCAAGATAGTAAAGGAAGTTGTGCCACAATTGATCAACGTGGTTTAAACCGTTTGACAGATAGTACCTCATATTATCAGCCAGACAGTCGTAATAGTTGTGATATTGGTTCTGTGGAGTTAATGAAGCTCACTGCAGGTGATTTAGAGGATGTTAGTAATATTTCATTAACAACTTTAATTGATACTTATCAACAAAATTATGATTTATTTGATAATTATATTAAGGACCCTAAGACGCCTTCTAACTTTATTACTTACTATAAAGTACGTTTAGCTGAATTTAAGAACCTAATTGATACAACTAAAGCAAATCTTAAGTATCGCGCAATCTATCTTGATTTAAAGAACTATGATTTACCTTTACCGACTGAAGACGCTAATCATGTGCTGAAGTTCTTCAACACCACAGATTATCGTATTGTAACTGAGCCATTAGGTATTGGATCTCTTGATGATAAATATGATGCTCAACAAGTTAAAGATCTATCTGATCAGGACAAGGTATTCTGTGAGTGGAATAGTGCTTTACAGCAAATTGTTTTTTATCGCAAAGACGATACGGTGACTCAAGCTGGTACCTATGCTTATTGTAAATATACAATTACAACAGCTGATAATAAATTAAGCTCAAGCGGTCTGATAAAAGCTCGTTTTAATAATATTGAACCGATTTCTGGCGATGGAACAATTACCTTTAAATATCTTGCAAATGAAACTATTCCTTTGAATTTACTTAAATATGCTAACGATGACGGTGATGGGCCTGTAAACAAGCTTTTAAAGCCTAAATCACAATTTTGGGTAAATGAAAAGGGTGTAGAGTTACCAATTTATTTACCAAGTAAAACATCGAAAGATGGTATTTTTAAAGTAGTTAAAGCTGATAAAGAAGGACCATGTCCAAAAGATGACAAGGATAAAATTTGTTATGGCGGAAATATCTATATTCAGGCAAATAACGTCTTTAATGTTTTCAACGATTCATTAAGCTATAACGTTTATGATGCAGATGGTAAAATCTCATCTAAGGCTGGGACAATTAATCTAATAAGTACTGCAACTACCACAGATGATTCTCGAAGTGGTGGGGGCGGTGGTGGTAGCTTAGGAATTTTGTCTTTAGCATCTTTACTTGGTTTAGCGGTCTATAGACGCTACCGTAAATAA
- a CDS encoding DUF3106 domain-containing protein, translating to MAAKKLALILCSLSFLQTSFAGFERFWIFSKDANTQVDDTWNALSEEEQRAVIKRYQSLKELPANQSTNLQQRMDWFTQLPDAEKEKMREAWQKMSTQERNDLRQRMLKANGEERTAIREEYMNKYLEH from the coding sequence ATGGCAGCTAAAAAATTAGCACTTATCCTTTGTTCATTAAGTTTCCTGCAAACGAGTTTTGCAGGTTTTGAACGATTTTGGATTTTTTCTAAGGATGCCAATACACAAGTTGATGACACATGGAATGCTCTTTCTGAAGAGGAACAACGTGCAGTTATTAAACGCTACCAGAGCTTAAAAGAGTTACCAGCGAATCAAAGTACGAACCTACAGCAACGTATGGACTGGTTTACTCAACTTCCCGATGCTGAAAAAGAAAAAATGCGTGAAGCATGGCAAAAAATGAGTACACAAGAGCGTAATGACTTACGCCAGCGTATGCTTAAAGCGAATGGCGAAGAAAGAACAGCTATTCGTGAAGAGTATATGAACAAGTATTTAGAACATTAA
- a CDS encoding RNA polymerase sigma factor, producing MDLAPKKSRSETSSAHASTAEQRLKVFMQDVTGRALVMMESATQGQQGIAMDLVQEAFIALHKSYADKSTEEWYPLFYTILNNKLQDWRRKESRRANPFSFFKKVSLDSDDDEVIDVVDEKAINPADFLDQAVTIEEIREAISRLPVRQQQAFMLRAWEGFDTHTTAQIMNCTEGSVKTHYHRAIQGLREYLAHLNPLGGSDES from the coding sequence ATGGATTTAGCACCGAAAAAGTCTCGATCGGAAACATCTAGTGCTCATGCAAGCACGGCTGAACAACGCCTGAAAGTTTTCATGCAAGATGTTACTGGTCGTGCTTTGGTGATGATGGAGAGTGCTACCCAAGGTCAACAAGGTATTGCGATGGATTTGGTTCAAGAAGCATTTATTGCTTTACACAAATCTTATGCCGATAAAAGTACTGAAGAATGGTATCCCCTGTTTTATACTATTTTAAACAACAAACTTCAGGACTGGCGCCGCAAAGAATCTCGTAGAGCAAACCCATTTTCATTCTTCAAAAAAGTTAGTCTGGATAGTGACGACGATGAAGTTATTGATGTAGTTGATGAAAAAGCCATTAATCCTGCGGATTTTCTTGATCAAGCAGTGACTATCGAAGAAATTCGAGAAGCAATTTCAAGGCTACCTGTTCGTCAACAACAGGCATTTATGTTACGTGCGTGGGAAGGTTTTGACACACACACAACAGCTCAGATCATGAACTGTACTGAAGGTAGTGTAAAAACCCATTATCACCGAGCAATTCAGGGACTTAGAGAGTACTTAGCCCATTTAAATCCCTTGGGAGGTTCTGATGAATCATGA
- a CDS encoding TrmH family RNA methyltransferase, with protein MAVIFLESKDNAKIKHLRGLIELNSARKKHQQTVLEGTHLCLTWLQQQKKIFSLFTTEQALEHTDLKKIIELHQGHIFVISEVLYRDLSTLGTSLPCLAIIDLPKTASTIDYKVDTLILENIQDPGNVGTLLRSAAAANIKQIICTQGSASLWSPRVLRAGMGAHFSLHCFENFQLTDILPKFPIPVFVTSSHRSTSLYSKDLSKPCVWILGNEGQGASDYALDHAESVTIPQPGGQESLNVAIAGSICFFEMVRQRQ; from the coding sequence ATGGCGGTTATTTTTTTAGAATCAAAAGACAATGCAAAAATTAAACATTTGCGTGGGTTAATCGAACTTAATAGCGCCCGAAAAAAGCACCAACAAACAGTTCTTGAAGGTACCCATCTCTGCTTGACGTGGTTACAACAGCAAAAGAAGATTTTTTCTTTATTTACGACAGAACAAGCATTAGAACATACTGATTTAAAAAAAATAATTGAACTACATCAAGGTCATATCTTTGTTATTAGTGAAGTTTTATATAGAGATTTGAGCACACTTGGTACAAGCTTACCTTGTTTAGCTATTATTGATTTACCTAAAACTGCATCAACAATTGACTATAAAGTAGATACTTTAATTCTGGAAAATATACAAGATCCAGGTAACGTAGGCACATTACTACGTTCAGCAGCGGCAGCAAATATTAAACAAATTATTTGCACACAAGGATCTGCATCACTTTGGTCGCCACGAGTTTTAAGAGCAGGCATGGGCGCTCATTTTAGCTTACATTGTTTTGAAAACTTCCAACTCACAGATATTCTTCCAAAATTTCCAATACCAGTTTTTGTTACAAGTTCTCATCGCTCAACTAGTCTTTACTCAAAAGATCTTTCAAAACCATGTGTCTGGATTTTAGGAAATGAAGGCCAAGGTGCAAGTGATTACGCCCTAGATCATGCAGAATCTGTAACTATTCCTCAGCCTGGTGGACAAGAGTCTTTAAATGTAGCAATTGCAGGATCAATTTGTTTTTTTGAGATGGTTCGTCAACGCCAATAA
- a CDS encoding class 1 fructose-bisphosphatase — protein sequence MSNLTLSQFLQQQKGNLTPELAQVIDTIATTCKTIDQALQKGALAGILGSAGNENVQGETQKKLDVISNDYLIDALKVHPQVGGLASEELDEFTPAQENGKYLVLFDPLDGSSNIDINMCVGTIFSILPAKNAVTQAEDFMQAGTQQVAAGYVLYGPSTMMALTVGNGVVFFTLDPETQTFLLTTDNVQVSADTQEFAINASNQRHWEEPVKQYIDELLAGKTSVREKDFNMRWVACMVGDIHRILCRGGIFLYPYDLKDPKKAGRLRLMYEANPMSMLIEQAGGTSTTGRVRILDIEPTELHQRVPVIIGSKNEVERVTSYH from the coding sequence ATGTCCAACCTCACATTGTCCCAATTTTTACAACAACAAAAAGGGAATCTAACACCTGAGTTGGCTCAAGTCATCGACACTATCGCCACCACCTGTAAAACGATCGATCAAGCCTTACAAAAAGGTGCGCTCGCTGGTATTTTGGGTAGTGCTGGTAATGAAAATGTTCAAGGTGAAACACAGAAAAAACTTGATGTGATTTCAAATGACTATTTAATTGATGCTTTAAAAGTTCATCCACAAGTGGGTGGCCTCGCTTCTGAAGAGCTTGATGAGTTCACACCTGCACAAGAAAATGGTAAATATTTAGTTTTATTTGATCCATTAGATGGCTCAAGTAACATCGACATCAATATGTGTGTAGGTACAATTTTCTCTATTCTGCCTGCAAAAAATGCAGTAACCCAAGCAGAAGATTTCATGCAAGCAGGTACACAGCAAGTTGCTGCTGGTTACGTACTTTATGGTCCATCAACCATGATGGCCTTAACTGTAGGAAATGGCGTAGTATTCTTTACTTTAGACCCAGAAACTCAAACATTCTTGCTTACTACTGACAATGTTCAAGTTTCAGCAGATACTCAAGAGTTTGCAATTAACGCATCTAACCAACGTCATTGGGAAGAACCTGTAAAACAATATATTGATGAATTACTTGCAGGTAAAACATCTGTACGTGAAAAAGATTTCAATATGCGTTGGGTAGCATGTATGGTGGGTGATATTCACCGTATTTTATGCCGCGGTGGTATTTTCCTTTATCCATACGACTTAAAAGACCCGAAAAAAGCAGGTCGCTTACGTTTAATGTATGAAGCAAACCCAATGAGTATGCTGATTGAACAAGCTGGTGGCACATCAACTACAGGCCGTGTTCGCATTTTAGATATTGAACCGACAGAACTTCACCAACGTGTTCCTGTAATTATTGGTTCTAAAAATGAAGTTGAGCGTGTAACAAGCTATCATTAA
- a CDS encoding NF038105 family protein: MTTKKFDATPTAGEPINLDEISKENVQEAWKDYEAKPEYKDFNKHDLIESMQHSEEEKKSS, from the coding sequence ATGACAACAAAGAAGTTTGATGCTACCCCAACAGCAGGTGAACCAATCAATCTAGATGAAATTTCGAAAGAAAATGTTCAGGAAGCTTGGAAAGACTATGAGGCTAAGCCTGAATATAAAGATTTTAATAAGCATGATTTGATTGAATCTATGCAACATTCTGAAGAAGAAAAGAAATCTTCTTAA
- the pal gene encoding peptidoglycan-associated lipoprotein Pal, protein MKSIKYLALPFLSVALVMTGCASRKPATTTATGTNPSTVNTSGLSEDAALNAQNLAGASSKGVTEANKAALAKRVVHFDYDSSDLSTEDYQTLQAHAQFLMANANSKVALTGHTDERGTREYNMALGERRAKAVQSYLITNGVNPQQLEAVSYGKEAPVNAGHDESAWKENRRVEINYEAVPPLLK, encoded by the coding sequence ATGAAATCAATCAAATATTTAGCTTTACCCTTTCTTAGCGTAGCACTTGTAATGACGGGTTGTGCTAGCCGCAAACCAGCAACAACTACTGCAACTGGCACAAATCCAAGTACAGTTAACACATCTGGTTTAAGTGAAGATGCGGCATTAAATGCTCAAAATTTGGCTGGTGCTTCATCGAAAGGTGTAACTGAAGCAAATAAAGCTGCTTTGGCTAAACGCGTTGTTCATTTTGATTATGACAGTAGTGATTTATCTACTGAAGACTATCAAACGCTTCAAGCCCACGCTCAATTCCTTATGGCAAATGCAAATTCAAAAGTTGCATTAACTGGCCATACAGATGAACGTGGTACACGTGAGTACAATATGGCTTTAGGCGAGCGTCGTGCTAAAGCTGTACAAAGCTACTTAATTACCAATGGTGTAAATCCACAGCAACTTGAAGCTGTAAGTTATGGTAAAGAAGCTCCTGTGAATGCAGGACATGATGAATCTGCGTGGAAAGAAAATCGCCGCGTTGAAATTAATTACGAAGCAGTGCCTCCTTTATTAAAATAA
- the tolB gene encoding Tol-Pal system beta propeller repeat protein TolB, producing the protein MNTSRKHLLSLALITALSPVAPTTAFAQLYLEIAKAPDQAPKIAIVPFNNDNGLSPIVETDLNRSGRFTSSSKNLPANAAINQIQASDWQAAGIPYVVTGQIKQTATGFEVHYQLYDVQKQQYILNELLNVPASRIRQAGHMVSDAIYQALTGIPGDFSGRIAYVLRNPATAAERYTLQIADTDGEQPKTVLSSRDPILSPAWTPDAKKIAYVSFETKRPAIYLQDLSTGTREVLTSFKGLNGAPSFSPDGQSMLFTASMNGNPEIYQMDLSTRQVKRMTNDSAIDTEARYTPDGKSFIFTSDRGGSAQIYRYTFADGSVKRLTFKGSFNARGTLSADGKKIALVHRPSGSSYKVAIQDINTGITNILTPTSLDESPSFSPNGQMVVYATREGNRGLLSIMSTDGRFRMNLPSEQGEVREPAWAPK; encoded by the coding sequence ATGAATACGAGCCGCAAACACCTGCTATCTTTAGCATTGATCACCGCATTAAGCCCTGTAGCTCCTACAACTGCTTTTGCCCAGTTATATCTGGAAATTGCTAAAGCACCAGATCAGGCACCTAAAATTGCTATTGTCCCGTTTAATAATGACAATGGGCTCTCTCCTATTGTTGAAACTGACTTAAACCGTTCTGGACGCTTTACAAGCTCATCTAAAAATTTACCTGCTAATGCTGCAATCAATCAGATTCAAGCTTCTGACTGGCAAGCTGCCGGAATTCCATATGTAGTTACAGGACAAATTAAACAAACAGCTACGGGTTTTGAAGTTCATTACCAACTTTATGATGTACAAAAGCAGCAATACATTTTAAATGAACTTTTAAATGTACCCGCTTCACGTATACGTCAAGCTGGCCATATGGTAAGTGATGCTATTTATCAAGCACTTACAGGCATTCCTGGTGATTTTAGTGGCCGTATTGCGTATGTACTCAGAAACCCTGCCACCGCTGCAGAGCGTTATACTCTACAAATTGCAGATACCGATGGTGAACAGCCAAAAACTGTTTTGTCATCTCGTGATCCAATTCTTTCTCCGGCATGGACACCAGATGCCAAGAAAATTGCTTATGTTTCTTTTGAAACCAAACGTCCAGCAATTTATCTACAAGATTTATCTACTGGAACACGTGAAGTACTCACTAGCTTTAAAGGCCTAAATGGCGCACCGAGTTTTTCACCTGATGGTCAATCAATGCTATTCACAGCATCTATGAATGGCAATCCAGAAATCTATCAAATGGATTTATCAACTCGCCAAGTTAAACGTATGACAAACGACTCGGCAATTGATACAGAAGCACGTTATACACCAGATGGAAAATCGTTTATTTTCACTTCTGACCGTGGTGGTTCAGCCCAAATCTATCGTTATACCTTTGCTGATGGTTCAGTAAAACGTCTAACGTTTAAAGGTTCATTTAATGCACGCGGAACTTTGAGTGCAGATGGCAAAAAGATTGCTCTTGTTCATCGTCCAAGTGGCAGCAGTTATAAAGTTGCAATTCAGGACATTAATACTGGCATCACCAATATTCTTACTCCAACCAGTTTAGATGAATCACCAAGTTTCTCACCGAATGGGCAAATGGTGGTCTACGCGACTCGTGAAGGTAACCGCGGCTTGTTATCTATCATGTCTACTGATGGACGTTTCCGTATGAATTTACCAAGTGAACAAGGTGAAGTACGTGAACCAGCTTGGGCACCAAAATAA
- the tolA gene encoding cell envelope integrity protein TolA translates to MNKNQKPHFKQNAIALSFTLGVHAIAIVGLLFLGLSKPPEQPKKLTTILVKPEDLPPPLAKEVEQETTATNEAKEVLTPIVDETLPENLPATPPPPTAQQLAAQKQKVEQAQQAKLAEQKRKAEEAAKAKQATEQQRVEEAQKQQAEAKRQTEAKARAEAEQKRKAEQSAKAEADAKARQKVAEEAKRKAETDAKLKREAQKSENAKLLAQQEAKRKAEAEAKAKQQKANDDAKRKADADAKAKQQKANDDAKRKADADAKAKQQKANDDAKRKADADAKAKQQKAADDAKRKADADAKAKQQKANEDAKRKADADAKAKQQKANDDAKRKADADAKAKQQKANDDAKRKADADAKAKQQKAADDAKRKAEAEAEAKAASAQKAQEEAAQKKAEAKKVASSARRDFEQKIRRSWDVPTGSSGKTVGVRFTLSDSGSVNSIVITRSSGDDALDASIKAAIQASAPYPMPSDPDARREARSVTSTFRAQ, encoded by the coding sequence TCATGCAATTGCCATTGTTGGCTTGCTTTTTTTAGGCTTGAGTAAACCACCTGAACAGCCAAAAAAGCTAACAACTATTTTAGTTAAGCCAGAAGATTTACCTCCTCCTTTAGCCAAAGAAGTTGAACAAGAAACTACAGCTACCAATGAAGCAAAAGAGGTGTTAACCCCTATTGTGGATGAAACGCTTCCTGAAAATCTTCCGGCTACGCCTCCTCCTCCAACCGCTCAACAACTTGCTGCTCAAAAGCAAAAGGTCGAACAGGCACAGCAAGCAAAATTAGCTGAACAAAAACGCAAGGCTGAGGAAGCGGCGAAAGCTAAACAAGCAACAGAGCAGCAACGTGTAGAGGAAGCACAAAAGCAGCAGGCTGAAGCTAAACGTCAAACTGAAGCTAAAGCAAGAGCGGAAGCTGAACAAAAACGCAAAGCCGAACAAAGTGCGAAAGCTGAAGCAGATGCTAAGGCTAGACAAAAAGTCGCTGAAGAGGCTAAGCGTAAAGCTGAGACCGATGCAAAGCTGAAACGTGAGGCTCAAAAGTCTGAAAATGCTAAACTTTTAGCCCAGCAAGAAGCTAAACGTAAAGCTGAAGCTGAGGCAAAAGCCAAGCAACAAAAAGCTAATGATGATGCTAAACGTAAAGCCGACGCAGATGCGAAAGCCAAGCAACAAAAAGCTAATGACGACGCTAAACGTAAAGCCGACGCAGATGCGAAAGCTAAGCAACAAAAAGCTAATGACGATGCTAAACGTAAAGCTGACGCCGATGCAAAAGCTAAGCAGCAAAAAGCTGCTGACGATGCTAAACGTAAAGCTGACGCCGATGCAAAAGCTAAACAGCAAAAAGCAAATGAAGATGCCAAACGTAAAGCTGATGCCGATGCAAAAGCTAAACAGCAAAAAGCCAATGACGACGCTAAACGTAAAGCTGATGCCGATGCAAAAGCTAAACAGCAAAAAGCAAATGACGACGCTAAACGCAAAGCTGACGCCGATGCAAAAGCTAAGCAGCAAAAAGCTGCTGACGATGCTAAACGTAAAGCTGAAGCAGAGGCTGAAGCAAAAGCTGCATCTGCTCAAAAAGCACAAGAAGAGGCAGCTCAAAAGAAAGCCGAAGCTAAAAAAGTTGCTTCTTCAGCTAGACGTGATTTTGAGCAAAAAATTCGACGCTCTTGGGATGTTCCAACGGGCAGTAGTGGTAAAACAGTTGGTGTTCGTTTTACCCTCTCAGATTCGGGAAGTGTCAATTCAATTGTAATCACGCGTTCAAGCGGAGATGATGCTTTAGATGCAAGTATTAAGGCCGCAATTCAAGCCTCTGCGCCATATCCTATGCCATCAGACCCAGATGCAAGACGCGAAGCAAGAAGTGTTACCTCTACATTTAGAGCGCAATAA